TCCAGGGTGGCGAGCAGCATGCGGGCGAGCGCGAAGGCGTCGGAGGCGGCTAGGAGAGGGGCACGCGCCGCTACCTCCGCGGTGAGCACGGTACCGGCGACCCGGTAGGCACGCAGCACCGCTTGGACGGGCCGCCCGTCCGCCGCCCGGGCCGACGCGATGCCGCGGAAGCGCCGCAGATCGGCCGGGTCCAGGGTGCCGTCGGTGGCCCAGAGGTGGAGGAGCCGCTCCAGGCCCCAGGCGGCGATGGCCCGCACCTCGGGAAGGCGGGTGTCGTCGAGCGCCGCGTACACCGGGACCTGCTCGTGGATCGCCGCGACGATCGCCTCCACGACGCGCGGGTCGGCGACCATGTCCTGCCGGACCCGCTCACGGGCCTCGGACGGTTTGTTTGTCACAGGGTGATGATTCCAGGCGTGTGATGTGCGCACCACGGTGGACGGGACTTGTCACAGTCGCCAGGATCGACGTCGTACAGCGCGGTCTCAGGGACGAGAGGCGGGACGTACGGATGGCGAAGCACTGGGCCGATTTCCAGTACGAGATCTATCTGAACGGGATGACGGGAGCCGTACCGCGGCTGCCGACCGATCTGACGCGGCTGGAGGAGCTCACCGAGCAGCGGCTCGGACCTGGCCCGGTCGGCTATGTGGCGGGCAGCGCCGGCAACGGCAGCACGGCGCGGGCCAACCGGGAGGCGCTCGACCGGCGCCGGATCGTGCCGCGCATGCTGCGTGACGTCCACGAACGCGACCTGTCCGTCGAGGTGTTGGGGCGTGCGCTGCCGGCGCCGATGGCGCTCGCGCCGGTCGGCGTGCTGTCGATCATGCACCCGGACGCGGAGACCGCCGCGGCTCGTGCGGCGGCCGCGCAGGGCGTGCCCTACATCCTGTCCTCCGCGTCCAGCACCCCCATGGAGCAGGTCGCCGAGGCGATGGGGGACGCCGAGCGCTGGTTCCAGCTGTACTGGGCGAAGGACCGCGAGGTCACCCGGAGTTTCCTGGAGCGGGCGAAGGCGGCCGGGTTCACCGCCCTGTTCGTCACGCTCGACACCCCGCTGCTGGCATGGCGGCCACGCGATCTGGACCAGGCGTACCTGCCGTTCCTGCACGGCGTGGGTACCGCCAACTACTTCTCGGACCCCGCGTTCCAGGCCGGTCTGGCCAAGCCGGTGCACGAGGACCCGAACGCGGCCGTGATGCACTTCGTGAGCATGTTCGCGGACCCCGGGAAGACCTGGCCCGACCTCGCGTTCCTCCGGGAGAACTGGGACGGGCCGATCGTCCTCAAGGGCATCCTGCACCCGAACGACGCCCGGCGGGCCGCCGAGGCCGGGATGGACGGCGTGGTGGTCTCCAACCACGGCGGCCGGCAGGTGGCCGGGTCGGTGGCGGCCGCCGACGCCCTGCCCCGCGTGGTGGACGCGGTGGGCAAGCGGATGACCGTCCTCTTCGACAGCGGGATCCGCACGGGCGACGACATCTTCAAGGCGCTGGCGCTCGGCGCCCGGGCGGTGCTCGTCGGACGGCCGTACGCGTACGGGCTGGGCCTCGACGGACAGGCCGGCGTCGAGCACGTGGTCCGCTGTCTGCTCGCCGAGTTCGACCTCACCCTCGCCCTGTCCGGGCACGCCCGCCCCGACACCCTCGGCCCCGACGACCTGATCGAGGAAACCGCATGACCGTCACGAAGAACGTCCTGGCCGTCGTCTCCCCGCACGTCGGAGGCCGTACGGCGGGGGCCGCGCTCGCCACCCTCTTCCCCGGCGAGGTGCGTGTCACCGTCGTGGAGTCGACGGACGAGGACCCGGCGGCGCTGCGCGCGGCACACGTCATCATCACGGGTCTGGGTCCGGTGACCGCCGAGCACATCGCCGCCGCACCGGACCTGGAACTGGTGCAGTGCGCGAGTCACGGCTTCGACTACGTCGACCTGGACGCCGCGCGCGGACGGGGCGTGCCGGTGTGCAACATCGGCTCCAGCGGGGCCGAGAAGCAGAACGTGGCCGAGCAGACCTTCGCCCTCATGCTCGCTCTCGCCAAGCAACTGGTGCCCGCCCACACGGCGTTGACCGAGGCGGACTGGGCGCTGCCGCGGCTCCAGCAGTCGATCACCGAACTGTCCGGCAAGACGCTCGGCATCATCGGACTCGGCCACATCGGCGAGGAGGTCGCCCGGCGGGCCGTCGCCTTCGACATGAGCGTGGTCTACGCCGGTCCGAAGCCGGTCCCCGCCGAGACGGAGGCCCGGCTCGGCGCCCGCCACGTCGGACTCGACGAACTGCTGCGCACGGCGGACTACGTGAGCCTGCACGCGCCGCTCACCGACGCGACCCGGCATCTGCTGAACGCGGAGCGGCTCGCGCTCCTCAAGCCGACCGCGTTCGTCGTCAACACCGCGCGGGGCGCCCTGATCGACCAGGACGCCCTCGCGGACGCGCTGCACGCGGGCGCCCTGGCCGGTGCCGGACTCGACGTCTTCGACCCCGAACCGCCCACTCCCGCCCTGCGGTTGCTCAAGGCGCCGAACGTGGTGCTCTCGCCGCACGTCGCCGGTGTCACCCGGGAGACGCTCGTACGGATCGCGCTGGCCGCCGTGCAGAACGCCGCGGACTTCGTGGCGGGCAAGACGCCGCGGGACGTCGTCTCCTAGATCTGTTCCGCGACGTCCCGGCTGCCCGGCGACGGGCGCGTCCGAGACCCCGCCACCCCGTACGCCCCGCCACCCCGCGCACCGGGCCGGTCCGCCGCGGCGAGACCGGCCCGGAGGGGTTCGGTGGTCCTACGAGCCCGCTCCGAGCACGGCGTCGGCGGAGACGGCGGCGCCCTCGGGCTCGCCGGGAGCTCCGGTGACACCGGTGGCCGAGACCGTTCCTGTCGGATCCACGTCCACCAACGGGTCGGTGAGTTCCCGGGTGTCGGGGAGCCGGATCGGCAGGGCGCCCGGTCCGGCCGGGCCCGGTGTGGCGGGACCCGGTGCGAGGGGCCGCGGTGGCGGTGTGGAGCGGTGGCCGTCGTCGACGGTCACCGACTTCGGCTCTCCCCCGGACACCTGCGGCCCGGTCCGCTCCGGCCCCGTCGTCCGCGCGTCGGCGGAGACACCGGTCGCGGGCGCCTCCGTGGGTTCGTCCGGTGCCTCGGAGCCGCCGTCCGCCGACGGGCCCCGACCGGTGGCCCCGGGCAGGGGGTTCGTCCCCACGACGGACTGGGAGTCGGGGCGGGGCGACGAGCCGTCGGTCCGCCACCGCTGGGCGTCGGATCCGTCACGGACCTTGACGAGCACATCGCCATTCGGGTCCGTGGACTCCGGAGCGACGGCCAGCCCGTCGTGCCAACGGGGCAGCAACTCCCCCTGCACCGTGAGGTCGTAGCGCATGTCCTTGCCGCGCTTCGCGTCCTCGGCGACGCAGCGGACGAGGAGGACGACACCGTTGTCGGCGTGCGAGTCGAGGCACAGGCCGGGATCGGCGACGCTGCGCAGCAGCCCGTCCTGCTCGTACGACCACTGCTGGGTCCAGGCGGACGAGCAGACCGCGAGCCTGGTCCCGACGCCCGCCTTGAGCGTCGTGCCCCGGATGTCGAGGCACAGGTCGGCGGCCAGGTTCCGCAGACGGGTGTGCTCCGCGGTCCCCGGCACGCCGGCCGGGGCGGAAGCGTCGGACCGCACCGGCGGAACCGGGGAGCCGGGGTCGGGCGCCAGGGTGCGGCTGCTGCTCGCGCCGGTGGTCGCCGCGGGGTCGGCTCCGCCGTCGTCGTTCGACCACAGGCTGACGGCGAGCACCGTCGCCAGCAGGGCGGCGGAGACCCCGGCCCCGGCGAGCAGCGCCTGCGAGGGCCGCTGTTCCGCCGGACGGGCCGCCCGGCGCCCGGGCGCCGCGATCTGCGCCAGCAGGCGATGACGTCCGCCGGATCCCGGCTCCGCTCCCGGCGCCGTCACGGGACGCGCGCGCCGACCGGGACGGCCGCTTCTCGCGGCGCGTCCCGCGGCGCTCTGCCGCCGCGCACCGAGCGGGGAGACGGTCCGGGGGCGCAGCGCTTGCCCCACCCGGCTCGGGCGGGACTCGAGATAGCGCCGTGCACCCCACCCCAGGACCGCCTCCGCGAGGAGGAATCCCAAAGCCTCCTCGAAATCGCGGAGTTGCTCGGCTGCGTGCCGGCAGTAGGCGCACTCCCCGAGATGCAGCCGGACATCCGGCAACAAGGTGCCGCCGCGGCGAATCTGCACATCGAGCAGCCTGTTGTAGAAACCGCATTCCCTGCTCGGCGCGAGTTCCCGGTGGGCGCGCACCAGACCTTCGCGGAATTGGTCGCGGGCCTGTTCCAGAGCGGCCGACGCGGTGTCCGTGTCCATGCCCGCCAGGCCGGCCGGGACGGATAGCGGCTCGGCTTCCACCTCGGTGTGCCAGAGCAGGCAGCGGGCGAGTCCGGGAAGACCCAGGAATGCCCGTTCGGTGAGCCTCCGGTTTTCCGCCGTGAGGGTCTTGGCCGTGCGCATACCGCGGCCGCCCGCGGGTTTCCGCAGATCCGGAAGCGCGCCGGATATCCGCCCGTCCCCCGCCCAGTCCCTGACCGTGTCCCGCACGGTCACGAGGAACCGGGGCCGCAGCGCGAGGCCGGACTCGCCCTCCCCGAGCCGGCCCAGCACCTGGTGGAAAGCGGTCGCGGCGACCATGGCGGCGACGTCGGTCTGCGTGGCGAGGCAGATCACCGCGTAGTCGTACGTCGGCTGCCAGTGGCGGGCGGTCAGCAGGGCGACGGGGCGCGTCGCTTCGCCGTGCGGCCGGCCCCTGAGCAGGCCGGCGAGGTCCTCGTCGGACTCGCCGGGAACGCCACTGGGCGGATACGGGGGAAGCGGTGGGCGGGGGGTGTGCACGGAGCGGGTTCCTTCCGAGGCGCGTGGAGGCACGCGGAAAATACTGGCCCGCCGAAAAGGAGTCCTGATTGGTGTGTACCTTTTTGACGGAGCGCCGGGAAAACGGCCGGGGACGAAGGCCGTACGGCGACCGTCGGACAGGAGCCTTTCGAGCCCGTCGACAGCCGGGGATGACGAACAGCGATTCAGCCCCGGGCATTGACCAGGCGCAGGGGGATCACCCTCGCACAACACGCTCGCGACCAACAAGACACATGGGCCACGGCGGCCTTATTGAAAGAATGTCAAAAGGCACGTCGGCAACACACCCGGATCGCACCGGCATTCGATATTCATGCGCCCCGTGTGAACCGTATGCACCCGCCGGTGCCGCTCGCACGCTTCCGGCGCGCACGGCCTCGTAGTCCACTGGGGACCGGCCCTTCTCGGAGGCCCCGCGCGGAACGGCGGCTCTCCCGCGCGAAACGGCCGCCGACCCCGTTCCTCCCGCCCTCGGTCGGCGGCCCGAGAGAGCCTCGCGCGGCGCGCGCCGGCGACCGGGTGCGCTCCGGACGTCAGGCGGTCTTCCTGCCGGTCAGGGCGAGCAGCCGTTCCAGCGGTGTGGCGTCGGGAGCGGGTCCGGCCGCGGGCCCGAAGGCTCCCGAGGCCCGTGCGCCCTCCGCGATCCGTTCCGCGACGGCCGTCGCGGTGGCGACGACGTCGTCGTCCGCCGCGAAGGTGCTGCCGGTGGCGACGGCCAGGTCCCAGCCGTGCACGGTCAGTTCCATGATGGTGATCGTCCCGGCGAGGGCCGCGGGCCGCGTGCTCCCGAAGAACGGCGTCTCCCCCTCCCACGCCGCCGGCTCGGCCCAGGCGTCGGCGAGCCGGCCGACGAGCGGCGGGAAGACCACCCAGGGCGCTGCGGTCAGGGGGCCGGGGGCACCTGCCGGCAGTGGTTCCTTGGCGGCGGCGTGCAGGCCGGCGACCAGGGTGCCGAGCAGGTGCTCGCTGAGCCGGTGGACATCGAAGTCGGCACAGGGCGTGGGGAGTTCGCGTTTCCCGTCGAGGGCTTGCTGCCCCGCGTGGTCCTGGAGGGTGCGGGCCGCGCGGGCCAGTTGGCCGGCGAGGTCCACGGCGTGGGTGTTCATGGCGGTCTCTCCTGTTCGGCGGGCGGACCGAGGAAGGACGGACCGCTCACCAGGAACAGACCCGGCCCGGCCCGGAAAGGAATCGGTCCGGCCTTCCGGAGGCGCGGGCCACGCCGAGAGGCGGGCGCCCGGCCTCGGAACGGCCGGGGTCCCGGAGCCCGGCCGACGACTGTCCGAGGCAGGGGCTCCGGAACACGCCCTGCGTGTCAGCTCCGCCAGAGGCCCGTCCTGCGGTAGCCCGGCTCCCAGAAGAGGCGGTTGAGGGCGCGGACCGGCGGGGGCAGCGCGCCGAGGAACGTGGCGCGGTCG
The window above is part of the Streptomyces sp. NBC_01428 genome. Proteins encoded here:
- a CDS encoding lactate 2-monooxygenase, coding for MAKHWADFQYEIYLNGMTGAVPRLPTDLTRLEELTEQRLGPGPVGYVAGSAGNGSTARANREALDRRRIVPRMLRDVHERDLSVEVLGRALPAPMALAPVGVLSIMHPDAETAAARAAAAQGVPYILSSASSTPMEQVAEAMGDAERWFQLYWAKDREVTRSFLERAKAAGFTALFVTLDTPLLAWRPRDLDQAYLPFLHGVGTANYFSDPAFQAGLAKPVHEDPNAAVMHFVSMFADPGKTWPDLAFLRENWDGPIVLKGILHPNDARRAAEAGMDGVVVSNHGGRQVAGSVAAADALPRVVDAVGKRMTVLFDSGIRTGDDIFKALALGARAVLVGRPYAYGLGLDGQAGVEHVVRCLLAEFDLTLALSGHARPDTLGPDDLIEETA
- a CDS encoding 2-hydroxyacid dehydrogenase; translated protein: MTVTKNVLAVVSPHVGGRTAGAALATLFPGEVRVTVVESTDEDPAALRAAHVIITGLGPVTAEHIAAAPDLELVQCASHGFDYVDLDAARGRGVPVCNIGSSGAEKQNVAEQTFALMLALAKQLVPAHTALTEADWALPRLQQSITELSGKTLGIIGLGHIGEEVARRAVAFDMSVVYAGPKPVPAETEARLGARHVGLDELLRTADYVSLHAPLTDATRHLLNAERLALLKPTAFVVNTARGALIDQDALADALHAGALAGAGLDVFDPEPPTPALRLLKAPNVVLSPHVAGVTRETLVRIALAAVQNAADFVAGKTPRDVVS
- a CDS encoding ricin-type beta-trefoil lectin domain protein translates to MHTPRPPLPPYPPSGVPGESDEDLAGLLRGRPHGEATRPVALLTARHWQPTYDYAVICLATQTDVAAMVAATAFHQVLGRLGEGESGLALRPRFLVTVRDTVRDWAGDGRISGALPDLRKPAGGRGMRTAKTLTAENRRLTERAFLGLPGLARCLLWHTEVEAEPLSVPAGLAGMDTDTASAALEQARDQFREGLVRAHRELAPSRECGFYNRLLDVQIRRGGTLLPDVRLHLGECAYCRHAAEQLRDFEEALGFLLAEAVLGWGARRYLESRPSRVGQALRPRTVSPLGARRQSAAGRAARSGRPGRRARPVTAPGAEPGSGGRHRLLAQIAAPGRRAARPAEQRPSQALLAGAGVSAALLATVLAVSLWSNDDGGADPAATTGASSSRTLAPDPGSPVPPVRSDASAPAGVPGTAEHTRLRNLAADLCLDIRGTTLKAGVGTRLAVCSSAWTQQWSYEQDGLLRSVADPGLCLDSHADNGVVLLVRCVAEDAKRGKDMRYDLTVQGELLPRWHDGLAVAPESTDPNGDVLVKVRDGSDAQRWRTDGSSPRPDSQSVVGTNPLPGATGRGPSADGGSEAPDEPTEAPATGVSADARTTGPERTGPQVSGGEPKSVTVDDGHRSTPPPRPLAPGPATPGPAGPGALPIRLPDTRELTDPLVDVDPTGTVSATGVTGAPGEPEGAAVSADAVLGAGS
- a CDS encoding TIGR03086 family metal-binding protein: MNTHAVDLAGQLARAARTLQDHAGQQALDGKRELPTPCADFDVHRLSEHLLGTLVAGLHAAAKEPLPAGAPGPLTAAPWVVFPPLVGRLADAWAEPAAWEGETPFFGSTRPAALAGTITIMELTVHGWDLAVATGSTFAADDDVVATATAVAERIAEGARASGAFGPAAGPAPDATPLERLLALTGRKTA